The window TTAATCGGACAGAGGGCGTATCCGGCTATAATTTTCATAAATTAGCAAGATTGGGTTTTAATTTATTTTTTAATTACACAACTATTCCTCTTCGGTTTGCTACTTACACCGGCTTGACTTTATCGTTCATGAGTTTTGTAATCGGGTTGATATTTATCTATAGGAAGTTAATTTTAAGCGTACCCATTGGATTTACGGCTATAATTGTAGCTGTTTTTTTTATGGGTGGTATAACCTTATTGGTACTTGGAATTATCGGCGAATATTTAGCTAGAATTTACTCATTACAGCTTTCCAAACCTCAATACTCGATTGGTGAAATACATGATACGCAACATTGATGCAGAAATCGTAGAAATCGGAAAAAACACAATTATTCATGAAAGTGTCGTTATGCGCGGTGTAAAGGGTAAAGCTAAGCGAATCATTATAGGTGATAATGTATACATCGGCGCCAATGTCCAAATTATTTGTGACGATTTCAGATTAGGAGATTATTCGAAAATTCATCATGGTACTAACGTGCACGGGTATATGCCTTGTCAGATCGGACATAATGCTTGGATCGGACAATATTCTATCATCGATAGTATCGGTGGCACGACCATAGGCGATAATTGCGGGATTGGCGCCCATTCACAACTTTGGAGCCATATTAAATACGGTGATACTTTGGAAGGTTCTCGCTTCAAATCCGAAAGTCCATTGCGAATTGGAAAAGATGTATGGTTCGTAGGTCACTGTATCGTTTCCCCCATTACAGCGCATGATAAATCAATGGCTTTGGTGGGTTCTGTGGTAACAAGAGATATGGAACCCAATCGGATGTATGCAGGTAGCCCCGCCAAAGATATTACAGAAAAGGCGGGTACCCCTTTCCAACATATTGATATCGAACAGAAATATCAAAGAATGATGGAATTATTGAACGAATCCGGTATAAGTAAAGATATGATTAAGATTGTAAAAACTCGCAGTGAAATACGGGACGACGGCAGATCCTATTTCTGTATTGAAACACGGGAATACACAAAAACTTTAAACCCAGAAGAAATAAAATTCATGAATTTTCTGCTTCCGGATAAAGCCAAATTTACTCCTATTGCAAAGTGAATTAACAATATGTTTATTCCATTTAACAAACCTTTTCTCACAGGCAAAGAACTTGAATATATCCGTCAATCCGTAGAATCTGGGAAAATTTCAGGTGATGGTGTCTTCACCAAGAAATGCCATGCGTTTTTTGAACAACGGTACGGATTTAAAAAATGCTTACTCACCACATCTTGCACTGATGCTCTTGAGATGGCGGCCATTCTTATTGATGCTGGACCGGGTGATGAGATTATTCTACCTTCGTTTACTTTTGTATCCACCGCCAATGCGTTTGCATTACGTGGTGCAAAATTAGTTTTCGCAGACAGCGAGCGAATAACCCCAAATATTGATGTTTCCAAAGTCGAATCCCTAATTACACCGCGCACCAAAGCCATCGTTACTGTTCATTATGCCGGTGTCGCTTGCGACATGGATACGATTATGGAAATCGCTCAAAAACACAACATCTATGTCATTGAAGATGCGGCACAAGCTATTGATTCCTATTACAAAGGACGTCCTTTAGGATCTATCGGACATCTTGCGGCTTTTTCATTTCATGAAACTAAAAACGTTATTGCCGGCGAAGGTGGTATGCTGGCTATCAATGATGAGCGCTTTATGAAGCGCGCTGAAATCATTCGCGAAAAAGGAACCAATAGATCAGCTTTCTTTCGCGGTGAAATTGATAAATACGGCTGGGTTGATATTGGTTCTTCATTTCTCCCTTCGGACATCATTGCAGCATTTTTATACGCGCAACTCGAACATTTAGATGAAATTCAAAACAAACGAAAAAAATTGTGGAATCATTATTATTCATTACTATCGTTTCTAGAAGAACAAAATCGCGCTAAACTACCTTTTATACCCGATTACGCAACCAACAATGCGCATATGTTTTATTTGGTTTTTTCTGATACGGCGACACGGGCAACAACGATTGATTTACTAAAGCAAAACAATATCCATGCGGTATTTCATTACCAAAGCCTGCACGTTTCTACATTCTATAAACACCGCAACGATGGGCGTGACCTCCCCCTTAGCGACCGTTATACGGATACGCTGCTTCGTTTACCCATGTACTATGATCTGGAGCGCGAAGATGTTGAGCTAATTGCGAAAATCATCAAATCTATTGCCTAATAACATACACAACCTCATTGAATAAAGATCAGAAAATAACTTTTCTCATGCCTACCTTTTTTTCTGAGCGCGTAGGTGGAGTTGAAATACAAACTTATTTATTGGCGACTCACCTTTCCAAGTTAGGATGGAAAGTAGACTTTGTTAGTGAAACATACGATGTAAGTAAGATTGGAAGCTCGGAAATATTTGATGGCGTGACAATACATTGGGTTAGTAAAAAAAACCATTTTTCCTTTTGGCGCCGCGATATTCAAAAACTCGTTCGTTTAATAAAACCAGATTATATATACCAACGTGGCCGCTCTCGCTTCACATCTTCGCCTATTGGCATTAAAGCTACAAAAAAATTGAAAGCAAAACTTATTTATCATTGTGCTGAAGACAACGATTTTGTAAGAAATTTCAATTTTAGACAAGTGCATCAAAGTGAAAAACCACTATTCAAAAAAATTATTCTCGGGTTCGAAGCTTTACTTTCAGATTACTACTTTCATCGAACTATCCAACAATCTCATCTTATTATCGCTCAAACTGAATCTCAGAAACTTCAATTTAAGTGCTTCTTTAATAAAGATGCCACAATCATACGGTCAGCTCATGAGCTACCATCTGAAACCCGTGAAAAATCGAACCCTCCCATGATATTTTGGATAGCCAATACCGGGAAGCGCAAACAACCAGAAAAATTCATCGAACTTGCAATGCTTCTTAAGGACACACCTTATCGCTTTGTAATGGCCGGCCCTATTCCAGACAAAACGTATGAAAAAGAAATCATGAAAATGTTAAGTGAAACGCCTAACATAGAATATGTCGGACCAATTTCATGGGATGAATCGAATCGCTACTTTGCTATGGCAACTTATTTTGTAAATACAACATTGGCTGGTCGAGAAGGTTTTCCAAACACTTACATTCAGGCGTGGATGCGCGGAACCGCTGTATTGACATTGCATTGTGACCCGGATGGATTAATTGAGAAACATGAAATAGGATATAAAACAGAATCGCTTCAATCACTCGCCGTATGGCTTCGGGCTCAACTGGACGCACCTGAAAAGATTCTCCTAATGCGGGCTAGGGCTATAAAATACGGATGTGAACATCATGATATTCAAAAATCATCAACTATTTTCAGTGACCTCCTACAATAAAAAACATCCTATTAACACCATAATTCTACGATTAGATGTTCTTGCCATACCTTTCATTGATTTTGTTTTGCAGTTTTTTTTTGTATCTTTGCGCTCGTAAACCTCCTTTGTCTATCCTGTTTTTTCTTAGCTTCAAACTCGTTCTTGATTTGGTATTCCAACAATCAGACTCTGATTTTTTTTATGCAATTTCTGCAGTGGTCATATTGTTTGGAAATGCTATTCTTCTATTTCGCAATGATATACATATCAAAGAACTCCCACTTGGTCGACTCATGCTAATATTAATTACGTTTAACATTCTTTCGGCTATTTGGGGCATTGTAAACTCCTATTTTCTTATTTTTGAAATCCCACACTCTCCTATTCGTTTTGGCCAAGTAGTAACGTGGACGGGTAAGATGTTAGGCATTTTCATACCATTGTTATCAGGTTTGGCTGCAAAAAAGAGTGATCTAAGTTTAAAACAAATTCTACTAGCATTTGTACTTGGAACAATACCTGTTTGCATTGTCGGACTTTTTGACATTGGATATCAATTCTTTAAACTGAATGAGGAATCATCGCTAAAATACCATACCACATGGCGCATCAGCGGCGGTTTGTCTGGGCCGGGCACGTTGGCTATTACCATGCTTCTCGGATCAAGTTTTGCATTATACCTTCTTTTTTTCAACCAATTCAATAAAAGAGTGTATAATCATCTGATGATAGTCTATTTGGCTATAGCTTATATAGTCTTAACGTTCACGATGAGCAGAGGTGCATGGATTTCACTTATTTTCTTTTGTTTCATTTTATTGCTTCATTTGCCGACTATAAAATCAAAATTGATAGCTGCAATGGCTTTGTTGCTTCTGTTCATAAATCCGATTATTTGGGAGCGATTTAACAAAGAGACTAAATACTTAGCAAACA is drawn from bacterium and contains these coding sequences:
- a CDS encoding glycosyltransferase, producing MPTFFSERVGGVEIQTYLLATHLSKLGWKVDFVSETYDVSKIGSSEIFDGVTIHWVSKKNHFSFWRRDIQKLVRLIKPDYIYQRGRSRFTSSPIGIKATKKLKAKLIYHCAEDNDFVRNFNFRQVHQSEKPLFKKIILGFEALLSDYYFHRTIQQSHLIIAQTESQKLQFKCFFNKDATIIRSAHELPSETREKSNPPMIFWIANTGKRKQPEKFIELAMLLKDTPYRFVMAGPIPDKTYEKEIMKMLSETPNIEYVGPISWDESNRYFAMATYFVNTTLAGREGFPNTYIQAWMRGTAVLTLHCDPDGLIEKHEIGYKTESLQSLAVWLRAQLDAPEKILLMRARAIKYGCEHHDIQKSSTIFSDLLQ
- the rffA gene encoding dTDP-4-amino-4,6-dideoxygalactose transaminase, with translation MFIPFNKPFLTGKELEYIRQSVESGKISGDGVFTKKCHAFFEQRYGFKKCLLTTSCTDALEMAAILIDAGPGDEIILPSFTFVSTANAFALRGAKLVFADSERITPNIDVSKVESLITPRTKAIVTVHYAGVACDMDTIMEIAQKHNIYVIEDAAQAIDSYYKGRPLGSIGHLAAFSFHETKNVIAGEGGMLAINDERFMKRAEIIREKGTNRSAFFRGEIDKYGWVDIGSSFLPSDIIAAFLYAQLEHLDEIQNKRKKLWNHYYSLLSFLEEQNRAKLPFIPDYATNNAHMFYLVFSDTATRATTIDLLKQNNIHAVFHYQSLHVSTFYKHRNDGRDLPLSDRYTDTLLRLPMYYDLEREDVELIAKIIKSIA